Below is a genomic region from Candidatus Polarisedimenticolia bacterium.
ACCTGGCGCGCTGGGCGAGGCAGCCGCTGCTGCTCGCCTACATCGCGGCCGGCGTCCTGATCGGCCCGATTGGACTGGGCATCATCTCCAACGCTGATTCGATCCAGGCGCTGGCCGAGATCGGACTGGTGTTCCTGCTGTTCATCGTGGCGCTGGAGATCGACGTTGGGAAGCTGGTGAAGTCTGGGAAGGCGGCCTCGGTGGCCACCCTCGTGCAGGTCGTGGGGAGCGTCCTTCTCGCGTGGGTGGTGGCGCTCTTGCTGGGCTTCCGGGGGCTTCCGGGCGTCTATCTCGGAATCATGGCGGCCTTCTCGAGCACCATGATCGTCGTCAAGCATCTGGCCGATCGCAGCGAGCTGGACACGCTGCCGGGTCGGGTGATTCTCGCAATCCTCCTGGCCCAGGATGTCCTCGCGGTCGCGGTCCTGGCCGTCCAGCCGAGCCTGGGAGGATTCTCCGCAGGAGAGTCCTCACCGATCGTCACGCTGGGATCGGCGCTCCTGAAGGGCGCGGCTCTGGTCGGGGGGACCATCCTGGTGGGTCGCCTCGTGCTTCCGCGCCTGCTGCACTCGGTAGGGACCTCACCGGAAGTGCTCCTGATATCTGGAATCTCCTGGTGCTTCCTCGTCAGCTGGGTCGCGATGCAGGCGGGCTTCTCGACGGCGGTGGGGGCGCTGCTGGCGGGCGTGAGCATCGCCAACCTGCCCTATACGCTCGACCTGGTGTCCAAGGTCCGGCCGCTGCGCGATTTCTTCGTGACGCTGTTTTTCGTGTCCTTGGGAATGCTGCTGTCGGTTCCGACGGCGCGCGTGCTGATCGCGGCGCTGGTCCTGTCGGTGGTGGTGATCGTGGGCCGCTTCGTGACGATCCCGCCGGTCCTCCGGATGCTCGGCTACGACAACCGCGTCGGGGTGATTGGGGCCATCCACCTTTCTCAGATCAGCGAGTTCGCCCTGGTGATCGTCCTGGCCGGAGCGTCGCCCGCCTACCGCCACATCGACTCGGAGATCGTTTCCATCGTCGTCCTGGTGCTGGTCATCACGGCGACGCTGTCGACCTACCTGGCGCAGATGAGCCATACGCTGGCCCGCCGCCTGATGCGCTGGACCGGCGGCACGATGCTGGAAGATGCGCCCGCGAAGGCCGCGCGGCACGGAGCCACGGAGGACGCACCCATCGTCCTGGTCGGCTGCTTCCGGATCGGAACGTCGCTGGTGCACGCACTGCTCAACGCGCCGCGCCGCTTCAAGGTGATCGATTTCAACCCGGAGGTCCATCGGGAGCTGCTGCGCCTCAAGGTACCCGCCGTGTACGGCGACATCAGCCATCTCGACACGCTCGAGCATGCGGGCGTGCAGCGGGCGGAGATCCTCATCTGCTCGATCCCCGATG
It encodes:
- a CDS encoding cation:proton antiporter, with translation MHSHLPQDIGICIVVATALAYLARWARQPLLLAYIAAGVLIGPIGLGIISNADSIQALAEIGLVFLLFIVALEIDVGKLVKSGKAASVATLVQVVGSVLLAWVVALLLGFRGLPGVYLGIMAAFSSTMIVVKHLADRSELDTLPGRVILAILLAQDVLAVAVLAVQPSLGGFSAGESSPIVTLGSALLKGAALVGGTILVGRLVLPRLLHSVGTSPEVLLISGISWCFLVSWVAMQAGFSTAVGALLAGVSIANLPYTLDLVSKVRPLRDFFVTLFFVSLGMLLSVPTARVLIAALVLSVVVIVGRFVTIPPVLRMLGYDNRVGVIGAIHLSQISEFALVIVLAGASPAYRHIDSEIVSIVVLVLVITATLSTYLAQMSHTLARRLMRWTGGTMLEDAPAKAARHGATEDAPIVLVGCFRIGTSLVHALLNAPRRFKVIDFNPEVHRELLRLKVPAVYGDISHLDTLEHAGVQRAEILICSIPDDFLRGTTNRELLAKLRKLNPTARIIVTAQSAPAALQLYAEGADYVAVPRFLTSDRLLDVLGRIESGDLDALRAQELEALKGRPGGPLGA